GATGTGGTGTCTGTTTTTTCCTCTAAGTGCTACTATATGCGCACTGATTTTTGCATTTGAGATAAAAGCCTTGAAAAATTCTTCGACAAGTTCAGTATCGAATTGCCCGACTTTTCCCGTTACATCAATTTCATAAACTAAATATGGGCGATTGCTTAAATCCAAATCACAGCTAACGCATGCTTCATCCATCACGATATTCGCACTGCCGAAACGCTCCATATTTTTGAGAGGATATATAGCTTCTGCCAAAAGAGAACCAAGAACGATACCGACATCTTCCACGCTGTGGTGATCGTCTATGTGCGTATCGCCTTTGCATCTTATCTCCAAATCTATTAAAGAGTGTTTTGAAAAACTCTCCAGCATATGATCTAAAAAACCGACTCCCGTATCTATGTTACTATTGCCGACTCCATTAAGAGAGAGCGAGATAGTTATATCCGTCTCTTTTGTTTTTCTGCTTTTACTAATCATTGTTTAATCCTCTCTAACGATAAATGAATTTTTAAAATTTCCGATTGACTTATAATCTCTTGCTTCTTGTTCGCTTCTAAAGCCTTTTAGCCATACTTTAAACATTCTTCCGTTTTCTGTTTGCATATCTTTGATAATAGTCTTATATCCGTCAGTATCATTATATTTTTTTTGGGTTGCAAGAGCACCTTCAATTTTAGAAAAAGATGCAATTTGAATAGCAAATCCATCTATAATCTGTTCTTGAGGGGAACTTTTCAACTCATCTCTAGGTGGGATTTGTTGCCCTCCTTTTGCATTAAAACCAAGCACTTCAACTATTACCGGTGCCGTTCCGTCATTAAGCATACCTATCTTGCGAGCTGCCGTATTGGATAAGTCGATAATTCTTGTGTCTACAAACGGTCCTCTGTCGTTTATTCTAACAACAGTGTTTAAACCGTTTCTTTGATTTGTTACTTTTACTATCGTATTCATCGGCAGAGTTTTATGTGCGGCAGTCATATCGTACATGTTATAAGTTTCACCGTTGGAAGTGGATTTGCCATGAAAATCCGGACCGTACCAACTTGCATTACCGCTAAACTCATCGCCAACGCTTACAACAGTCGGATAATATTTTATTCCTCTGATTTCATAAGGTTTCATCGTTGGATGTACATAATCTTTTTTACTGATATAAGGGGTGCGTATATCTTTTTCTTCAGGATAAGTTTGCGGATATGTACTTTTGCTCCTTGAACTACATCCGGCACCTAAAATTAGTA
This portion of the Sulfurimonas sp. genome encodes:
- a CDS encoding septal ring lytic transglycosylase RlpA family protein translates to MDKKLSIFIAVSILILGAGCSSRSKSTYPQTYPEEKDIRTPYISKKDYVHPTMKPYEIRGIKYYPTVVSVGDEFSGNASWYGPDFHGKSTSNGETYNMYDMTAAHKTLPMNTIVKVTNQRNGLNTVVRINDRGPFVDTRIIDLSNTAARKIGMLNDGTAPVIVEVLGFNAKGGQQIPPRDELKSSPQEQIIDGFAIQIASFSKIEGALATQKKYNDTDGYKTIIKDMQTENGRMFKVWLKGFRSEQEARDYKSIGNFKNSFIVRED
- the hisB gene encoding imidazoleglycerol-phosphate dehydratase HisB, whose product is MISKSRKTKETDITISLSLNGVGNSNIDTGVGFLDHMLESFSKHSLIDLEIRCKGDTHIDDHHSVEDVGIVLGSLLAEAIYPLKNMERFGSANIVMDEACVSCDLDLSNRPYLVYEIDVTGKVGQFDTELVEEFFKAFISNAKISAHIVALRGKNRHHIIEAAFKAVAVAIRRAVQKNDRVGIPSTKDVL